In Xenorhabdus nematophila ATCC 19061, one DNA window encodes the following:
- the galU gene encoding UTP--glucose-1-phosphate uridylyltransferase GalU has product MSAVTKKVRKAVIPVAGLGTRMLPATKAIPKEMLPLVDKPLIQYVVNECIKAGINEIILVTHSSKNSIENHFDTSFELEAILEQRVKRQLLDEVQSICPSHVTIMQTRQGIAKGLGHAVLCAKPLIGDEPFAVILPDVILDEYSADLSKYNLSEMLSRFNGSGKSQILVEPVPEESVSSYGIVDCLGEELQPGDSKPIVRVVEKPKPEEAPSNLSIVGRYVLSEKIWPLLAKTAPGAGDEIQLTDAIAMLMEKEAVEAYHLQGRSHDCGNKLGYMQAFVEYGMRHQELGKSFTNWIMALQNQIEK; this is encoded by the coding sequence ATGTCAGCAGTAACTAAAAAAGTAAGAAAGGCTGTTATCCCCGTAGCGGGTTTAGGAACCAGGATGTTACCCGCCACTAAAGCTATCCCGAAAGAAATGCTTCCTTTAGTAGATAAACCGCTTATTCAGTATGTTGTCAATGAATGTATCAAAGCAGGCATTAATGAAATTATCCTGGTTACACACTCATCGAAGAACTCTATAGAAAACCATTTTGATACCAGTTTTGAATTGGAAGCCATTCTTGAGCAAAGGGTCAAACGCCAGTTATTAGATGAAGTACAGTCTATCTGCCCAAGTCATGTGACGATAATGCAAACCAGACAGGGTATTGCAAAAGGTTTAGGGCATGCGGTGTTATGCGCTAAACCGCTTATTGGAGATGAGCCGTTTGCGGTGATTTTGCCGGATGTTATTTTGGATGAGTATAGTGCTGATTTATCAAAATATAATCTGAGTGAAATGCTCTCGCGTTTTAATGGCAGTGGGAAAAGTCAGATTCTGGTAGAGCCTGTACCTGAAGAAAGTGTTTCAAGCTATGGCATTGTGGATTGCTTAGGTGAAGAATTACAACCTGGCGACAGTAAACCCATTGTTCGTGTTGTTGAAAAACCGAAACCAGAAGAAGCACCATCCAATCTTTCTATAGTCGGTCGTTATGTATTATCCGAAAAAATTTGGCCATTATTGGCAAAAACGGCACCAGGTGCTGGTGATGAAATACAATTAACAGATGCTATTGCTATGTTAATGGAAAAAGAGGCTGTCGAGGCTTATCACCTACAGGGCCGTAGCCATGATTGCGGTAATAAATTGGGTTATATGCAGGCATTTGTTGAATATGGCATGAGACACCAGGAATTGGGTAAATCATTCACGAATTGGATCATGGCCTTGCAAAATCAGATTGAGAAATAA
- the oppC gene encoding oligopeptide ABC transporter permease OppC, which produces MLLNKKNSEALENFSGQLEIEGRSLWQDARRRFIHNKAAITSLCILFLITLFVILAPMLAQFTYDDTDWNMMTMPPDFESGHYLGTDSSGRDLLVRVAIGGRISLMVGIAAALIAVLFGTLYGAMSGYLGGKVDMIMMRLLEILNSFPFMFFVILLVTFFGQNILLIFVAIGMVSWLDMARIVRGQTLSLKRKEFIEAALVGGVSTRNIVLRHIVPNVLGVVVVYASLLVPSMILFESFLSFLGLGTQEPLSSWGALLSDGANSMEVAPWLLLFPAGFLVMTLFCFNFIGDGLRDALDPKDR; this is translated from the coding sequence ATGTTGCTGAATAAAAAAAATAGCGAAGCTCTGGAAAATTTTTCCGGGCAATTGGAAATTGAAGGTCGTAGTTTATGGCAGGATGCTCGTCGTCGTTTTATCCATAACAAAGCGGCGATTACGAGCTTATGTATTCTGTTTCTGATTACATTATTTGTGATTTTGGCCCCGATGCTGGCGCAATTTACTTACGATGATACAGACTGGAACATGATGACGATGCCGCCGGATTTTGAGTCTGGCCACTATCTTGGCACGGATTCATCAGGGCGTGATTTGCTGGTGCGTGTTGCTATCGGCGGACGTATTTCATTGATGGTCGGGATTGCCGCCGCCTTGATTGCCGTTCTATTCGGCACTTTGTACGGCGCGATGTCAGGCTATCTGGGCGGAAAAGTCGATATGATCATGATGCGTTTGCTGGAAATTCTCAACTCCTTCCCATTCATGTTCTTCGTTATCCTTCTGGTTACTTTCTTCGGTCAAAACATCCTGCTGATTTTCGTTGCGATAGGCATGGTATCGTGGTTAGACATGGCTCGTATTGTCCGAGGGCAGACATTGAGCCTGAAACGCAAGGAATTCATCGAAGCCGCGTTGGTTGGTGGGGTTTCTACCCGGAATATTGTCCTGCGCCATATTGTGCCAAATGTTTTGGGTGTGGTGGTGGTTTATGCCTCATTGCTTGTACCCAGTATGATCCTGTTTGAATCTTTCTTAAGTTTCCTTGGCTTGGGAACTCAGGAACCACTCAGTAGTTGGGGGGCTTTGTTAAGTGATGGTGCCAACTCAATGGAAGTGGCTCCGTGGTTATTGTTATTTCCGGCGGGCTTTCTCGTAATGACTTTGTTTTGTTTTAACTTTATTGGTGACGGCCTGCGTGATGCCCTCGATCCCAAAGACCGTTAA
- a CDS encoding ABC transporter substrate-binding protein gives MRKKTSKLGTLISSIVLLSFPVAQGLAAIVPAGVTLAEKQEITINNGVEVTSLDPHKIEGGPETNIIRNLLEGLVTTEPNGEIEPGVAERWEHEGYKVWTFYLREDAKWSDGKPVTAQDFVYSWRRLADPNTGSPYTSYLQYTYVQNADDILKGVKSPDQLGVKALDERRFQVILSQPVPYLVNMLSHTPMKPVRQDAVEKWGNKWTLPENYIGNGAYILKDWVINERLVLTRNSQYWNNKESIIEKGTFLPIVSGISDVNRYRSGEIDITDSAIPPDLYQKMKRDIPEQLQISPFLCTFYYEINNQKPLFKDKRVREAIKLSLDRDIITERIMGQGQIPAYGFTPTYIGDGLSIHPEWADWTQEQRNQRARELLKEAGFDTRNPLKFTLLYNTSEQNKQQAIAAASMWQKNIGAKVTLQNQEWKTSLQNRHEGNYDVARATWCGDYNEPSSFLNMLLSSSSNNTTFYQSEAFDNYLSQALVAKDDITRKTFYQQAESQLDKDSGIIPVYYRVSVRLIRPTVGGMTGKDPLDYVDLKNLYIKKIGG, from the coding sequence ATGAGAAAAAAAACATCAAAATTAGGAACGTTGATTTCGAGTATCGTTTTATTATCGTTTCCTGTGGCACAAGGTCTTGCTGCAATTGTTCCTGCCGGGGTTACACTAGCTGAAAAACAAGAAATAACCATCAATAATGGTGTTGAAGTGACTTCACTTGATCCTCATAAGATTGAAGGGGGTCCAGAGACGAACATTATTCGTAACCTATTAGAAGGGCTGGTGACGACAGAGCCAAATGGAGAAATTGAGCCGGGTGTGGCGGAAAGATGGGAACATGAAGGCTATAAGGTGTGGACATTCTATTTGCGTGAAGACGCTAAATGGAGTGATGGCAAGCCTGTTACCGCACAGGATTTTGTCTATAGCTGGCGTCGTCTTGCTGATCCAAATACCGGCTCTCCTTATACCAGTTATTTGCAGTATACCTATGTGCAGAACGCCGATGATATTCTGAAAGGGGTGAAATCACCCGATCAATTAGGTGTCAAGGCGTTAGATGAACGGCGTTTTCAAGTCATTCTCAGCCAGCCGGTTCCTTATCTGGTTAATATGTTAAGCCATACACCGATGAAACCCGTCAGACAAGATGCCGTGGAAAAGTGGGGCAATAAATGGACGTTGCCGGAAAACTATATTGGTAATGGCGCTTATATATTGAAAGATTGGGTGATCAATGAGCGGCTTGTTTTAACGCGTAATTCACAATATTGGAATAATAAAGAAAGTATTATTGAAAAAGGGACTTTTTTACCTATTGTTTCAGGGATCAGCGATGTTAACCGCTATCGTAGCGGAGAGATTGATATCACTGATAGTGCCATTCCGCCTGATTTGTACCAAAAAATGAAACGGGATATTCCCGAACAATTGCAAATTTCACCTTTCTTATGCACATTTTATTACGAAATCAATAATCAAAAACCGTTGTTTAAAGATAAACGAGTACGTGAAGCGATAAAACTGAGTCTGGATCGGGATATCATCACGGAAAGAATTATGGGACAGGGGCAAATTCCTGCTTATGGTTTTACGCCAACCTATATTGGTGATGGTCTGTCCATTCATCCGGAATGGGCGGACTGGACCCAAGAACAACGTAATCAGCGAGCAAGGGAATTGTTGAAAGAAGCGGGTTTTGATACCCGTAATCCCCTTAAATTTACCTTGTTGTACAACACATCAGAGCAAAATAAACAACAAGCCATTGCAGCGGCTTCCATGTGGCAGAAAAATATCGGTGCAAAAGTGACGCTGCAAAATCAGGAATGGAAAACCTCTCTCCAGAACCGCCATGAAGGCAATTATGATGTCGCCAGAGCGACATGGTGCGGTGATTATAACGAGCCATCTTCTTTTTTGAATATGTTGTTGTCAAGTAGCAGTAACAATACCACTTTCTACCAGAGTGAAGCGTTTGATAACTATCTGAGTCAGGCACTGGTTGCTAAAGATGACATAACCCGTAAGACATTTTATCAACAGGCCGAATCCCAGCTTGATAAGGATTCAGGCATTATTCCTGTTTACTATCGTGTCAGTGTACGCCTTATTCGTCCTACCGTTGGGGGAATGACAGGTAAAGATCCGCTTGATTATGTGGATTTGAAAAATTTATATATTAAAAAAATAGGTGGCTAA
- the hns gene encoding histone-like nucleoid-structuring protein H-NS: MSENLKSLNNIRTLRAQARECELTTLEEMLEKLTTVVEERRDEESQARAQIEERTRKLQEYREMLEKDGIELSDLVDALSGKATSKSKRAARPAKYSYFDEGETKTWTGQGRTPAVIKKAIEEEGKKLEDFLI, translated from the coding sequence ATGAGCGAAAATTTAAAATCCTTAAATAACATCCGTACCTTGCGCGCGCAAGCAAGAGAATGTGAACTTACTACGTTAGAAGAAATGCTGGAAAAACTGACAACTGTTGTTGAAGAACGTCGTGATGAAGAAAGTCAGGCTCGCGCACAAATAGAAGAGCGTACTCGCAAACTTCAAGAATACCGTGAAATGCTGGAGAAAGACGGCATTGAATTAAGCGACTTAGTAGACGCTTTAAGCGGTAAAGCGACTAGTAAATCTAAACGTGCTGCCCGTCCCGCTAAATATTCATACTTTGATGAAGGTGAAACTAAAACCTGGACTGGCCAAGGCCGTACACCAGCGGTAATCAAAAAAGCAATTGAAGAAGAAGGCAAAAAACTGGAAGATTTCCTGATCTAA
- the oppB gene encoding oligopeptide ABC transporter permease OppB yields the protein MLKFILRRCLEAIPTLFILITISFFMMRLAPGSPFTGERKLPPEVMANIEAKYHLNDPMYKQYFNYLIQLSKGDFGPSFKYKDYSVNDLVAEALPVSAKLGFAAFVMAVVFGVSAGVIAALNQNTKWDYTVMGFAMTGVVIPSFVVAPLLVLIFAITLKWLPGGGWNGGAPKYMLLPMAALSLSYIASISRITRGSMIEVLHSNFIRTARAKGLPLRKIIFRHALKPALLPVISYMGPAFVGIITGSMVIETIFGLPGLGQLFVNGALNRDYSLVLSLTILVGGLTIMFNAIVDVLYAVIDPKIRY from the coding sequence ATGCTTAAATTTATTTTACGCCGCTGCTTAGAGGCGATCCCGACACTTTTTATTCTCATCACAATTTCATTTTTTATGATGCGGCTTGCACCGGGTAGCCCATTTACAGGGGAAAGGAAGTTACCGCCGGAAGTAATGGCAAACATTGAAGCGAAATACCACCTGAATGACCCGATGTATAAACAATACTTCAATTACTTAATCCAACTTTCCAAAGGGGATTTTGGCCCTTCATTCAAGTATAAAGACTACAGTGTCAATGATCTGGTTGCAGAAGCTTTGCCTGTTTCTGCTAAATTGGGATTTGCGGCGTTTGTTATGGCAGTCGTATTTGGTGTTAGTGCAGGCGTTATTGCGGCATTGAACCAGAATACCAAATGGGACTACACGGTCATGGGGTTTGCCATGACGGGGGTAGTTATCCCCAGCTTCGTGGTCGCCCCCTTGTTGGTGCTGATATTCGCCATTACCTTAAAATGGCTGCCGGGGGGAGGCTGGAATGGCGGGGCACCTAAATATATGCTTTTGCCAATGGCCGCACTCTCCCTCTCTTATATTGCCAGTATCTCCCGTATTACCCGCGGTTCAATGATAGAAGTTTTACACTCCAATTTTATCCGCACCGCCCGCGCCAAAGGCTTACCATTACGCAAGATTATTTTCCGACATGCCCTTAAACCCGCCTTATTACCTGTAATCTCTTATATGGGACCCGCATTCGTCGGCATTATTACAGGCTCTATGGTTATCGAAACTATCTTCGGTTTACCCGGTTTAGGTCAATTGTTTGTGAATGGCGCATTAAACCGTGATTACTCATTGGTACTTAGTCTGACGATTCTGGTAGGCGGACTGACCATTATGTTTAATGCCATTGTTGATGTGCTGTATGCCGTCATTGATCCGAAAATTCGTTACTAA
- a CDS encoding UDP-glucose dehydrogenase family protein, with protein MKVTVFGIGYVGLVQATVFAEVGHDVLCVDVDAKKVENLKNGQIPIFEPGLVPLVNKNHAEGHLNFTTDAKAGIAHGKLQFIAVGTPPDEDGSADLQYVTAVARTIAENMDGYKVVVDKSTVPVGTADKVRAVMQATLAQRDIELPFDVVSNPEFLKEGAAVADCMRPERIIIGCDNDNVVDVMRELYEPFNRNHDRMIVMDIRSAELTKYAANCMLATKISFMNEIANLAEMLGADIENVRQGIGSDSRIGYHFIYPGCGYGGSCFPKDVQALIRTAEQIGYTPKILQAVEQVNEKQKSKLPTFVKHHFGDDLSGKTFAIWGLSFKPNTDDMREASSCVLMETLWECGAKVQAYDPEAMQETQRIYGQRDDLSLMGTKEAALKGADALIICTEWQNFRAPDFDVIKNSLRTPVIFDGRNLYDPERMQSRGFTYYGIGRGASISPVI; from the coding sequence ATGAAAGTTACTGTATTTGGTATTGGCTATGTAGGCTTAGTTCAGGCAACCGTATTTGCGGAGGTCGGGCATGATGTACTTTGCGTTGATGTTGATGCAAAAAAGGTAGAAAACCTAAAAAATGGTCAGATCCCTATTTTTGAACCAGGTCTGGTGCCTCTGGTAAATAAAAATCATGCTGAAGGGCACCTGAATTTCACCACGGATGCTAAAGCCGGTATTGCTCATGGCAAATTACAGTTTATTGCAGTAGGAACACCACCTGATGAAGATGGTTCAGCAGATCTTCAATATGTCACTGCTGTAGCGCGCACTATTGCGGAAAATATGGATGGCTACAAAGTCGTTGTTGACAAATCAACAGTACCCGTCGGTACGGCAGATAAAGTCAGGGCGGTGATGCAGGCAACACTCGCACAGCGTGATATTGAACTTCCGTTCGATGTTGTCTCCAATCCTGAATTCTTGAAAGAGGGAGCGGCTGTTGCTGATTGTATGCGACCAGAGCGTATTATTATTGGCTGTGATAACGACAATGTGGTTGATGTCATGCGTGAACTGTATGAACCATTTAACCGTAATCATGATCGTATGATAGTGATGGACATCCGCAGTGCGGAACTCACTAAATACGCCGCTAACTGTATGTTGGCAACGAAAATCAGTTTCATGAATGAAATTGCTAACCTGGCAGAAATGCTGGGAGCAGATATTGAAAATGTACGTCAGGGAATTGGTTCTGATTCCCGAATTGGATATCACTTCATTTACCCCGGATGTGGATACGGTGGTTCATGTTTCCCGAAAGATGTTCAGGCATTGATCCGTACTGCCGAGCAGATTGGATATACCCCCAAGATTCTTCAGGCAGTTGAACAGGTAAATGAAAAACAGAAAAGTAAATTACCTACATTTGTTAAACACCATTTTGGTGATGATTTATCTGGAAAAACATTCGCTATCTGGGGATTGTCATTCAAACCTAATACGGATGATATGCGTGAGGCTTCAAGTTGCGTATTGATGGAAACACTATGGGAATGTGGTGCTAAAGTACAGGCGTATGATCCAGAAGCGATGCAAGAAACCCAGCGTATTTATGGACAGCGTGATGATTTATCCTTAATGGGAACAAAAGAAGCTGCATTAAAAGGCGCTGATGCCTTGATCATCTGTACAGAATGGCAAAACTTCAGGGCACCTGATTTTGATGTGATTAAAAATTCATTAAGAACTCCAGTGATTTTTGATGGGCGTAATCTTTATGATCCTGAGCGTATGCAATCGCGTGGATTTACTTATTATGGAATTGGTCGTGGTGCCTCTATCAGCCCAGTTATTTGA
- a CDS encoding ABC transporter ATP-binding protein: MNTVEISRNTESLLAVKDLDVVFGTPDGNVTAVNKLNFDLQAGETLGIVGESGSGKSQTAFALMGLLASNGVVSGSATFNGREILNLKEKELNRMRAEEISMIFQDPMTSLNPYMRVGEQLTEVLMLHKNMGKSTAVEESIRMLDAVKMPEARKRMKMYPHEFSGGMRQRVMIAMALLCQPKLLIADEPTTALDVTVQAQIMTLLNELKREFNTAIIMITHDLGVVAGICDKVLVMYAGRTMEYGTARDVFYHPTHPYSIGLLNAVPRLDGDEESLTTIQGNPPNLLRLPKGCPFQPRCQFATERCAQEEPQLERFELGRLRACFRLREELV, encoded by the coding sequence ATGAATACCGTAGAAATTTCAAGAAACACTGAATCACTATTAGCAGTGAAAGATCTGGATGTCGTATTCGGTACTCCTGATGGTAACGTGACTGCCGTGAATAAATTGAACTTTGATTTACAGGCAGGAGAGACATTGGGGATCGTGGGAGAGTCCGGTTCTGGTAAATCACAGACAGCATTTGCACTGATGGGATTATTGGCCAGTAACGGCGTTGTCAGTGGTTCTGCAACCTTTAATGGCCGGGAAATTCTTAACCTGAAAGAAAAAGAATTAAACCGGATGCGGGCAGAAGAGATCTCAATGATATTTCAGGATCCCATGACATCTCTTAACCCTTATATGCGGGTGGGTGAGCAGTTAACAGAAGTGCTGATGCTGCATAAAAATATGGGAAAAAGCACCGCCGTTGAAGAATCCATCCGTATGCTGGACGCGGTTAAAATGCCAGAAGCGCGTAAGCGCATGAAAATGTATCCACATGAATTTTCTGGTGGTATGCGCCAGCGTGTCATGATTGCGATGGCACTGTTGTGCCAGCCAAAACTACTGATTGCTGATGAGCCGACAACCGCTCTGGACGTCACAGTTCAGGCTCAGATCATGACATTGCTCAATGAACTGAAAAGAGAGTTTAACACTGCCATCATTATGATTACTCATGATTTGGGGGTCGTGGCGGGCATTTGTGACAAAGTTCTGGTGATGTATGCAGGCAGAACAATGGAATACGGCACGGCACGAGACGTGTTTTATCATCCTACCCATCCCTATTCCATCGGTTTATTGAATGCTGTTCCCCGCTTGGACGGTGATGAAGAATCACTGACGACTATTCAAGGTAACCCGCCGAACCTATTGCGTTTACCGAAGGGGTGCCCGTTTCAGCCACGTTGCCAATTTGCCACTGAGCGTTGCGCGCAAGAAGAACCACAGCTGGAAAGATTTGAACTTGG
- a CDS encoding NAD-dependent epimerase has translation MKFLVTGSAGFIGFHVSQRLLNMGYEVVGIDNLNDYYDVKLKQARLNLLLPHANFRFEKLDLADRVATPELFAKHQFQRVIHLGAQAGVRYSIQNPMAYIDANIIGHINILEGCRHHHVEHLLYASSSSVYGLNKKQPFSTADSVDHPISLYAATKKADELMSHSYSHLYQLPTTGLRFFTVYGPWGRPDMALFKFTKAMSEGESIDVYNHGNMVRDFTYIDDIVESIIRLQNIIPIRNENWSVEDGQIFASSAPYCIYNIGNGQPTKLGAFIEAIEVSLGVEAKKNFMEIQDGDVLSTCADSSALYDKIGFSPNTPVKEGVKRFVDWYLDFYQKPVK, from the coding sequence ATGAAATTTCTAGTTACAGGTTCTGCTGGTTTTATTGGTTTCCATGTCAGTCAGCGGTTATTGAATATGGGATATGAGGTTGTCGGTATCGATAACTTAAATGATTATTATGATGTTAAGTTAAAGCAGGCGAGATTAAATTTATTACTTCCTCATGCAAATTTTAGATTTGAAAAGTTAGATCTGGCCGATAGAGTTGCTACCCCTGAATTGTTTGCCAAACACCAATTTCAGCGAGTTATCCATTTGGGTGCTCAAGCAGGTGTTCGCTATTCAATACAAAATCCAATGGCATATATTGATGCCAATATCATCGGTCATATCAATATTCTTGAAGGGTGTCGTCATCATCATGTAGAACATTTATTATATGCCTCTTCCAGTTCAGTATATGGATTAAATAAAAAGCAGCCTTTTTCCACGGCTGATTCCGTTGATCATCCCATTTCTTTATATGCAGCAACGAAAAAAGCTGATGAATTAATGTCTCACAGTTATTCTCATCTTTATCAACTTCCTACTACTGGATTGCGGTTTTTTACCGTATATGGCCCATGGGGTCGCCCTGATATGGCTTTATTTAAATTTACTAAAGCTATGTCAGAAGGTGAGTCAATTGATGTTTATAATCATGGTAATATGGTGAGGGATTTCACATATATTGATGACATTGTTGAATCTATAATCAGGTTGCAGAATATCATTCCTATCCGTAATGAAAATTGGTCAGTTGAAGATGGACAGATATTTGCCAGCTCTGCACCATACTGTATTTACAATATAGGTAATGGCCAGCCGACAAAACTGGGTGCTTTTATTGAAGCTATTGAAGTTTCACTGGGTGTTGAGGCAAAGAAAAACTTTATGGAAATCCAGGATGGTGATGTATTGTCAACGTGTGCGGATTCCAGCGCTCTTTACGATAAGATTGGGTTTTCACCCAACACCCCGGTAAAAGAAGGTGTGAAACGGTTTGTTGATTGGTATTTAGATTTTTATCAGAAGCCAGTAAAGTAG
- the oppA gene encoding oligopeptide ABC transporter substrate-binding protein OppA: MLNTTKKKLAAGITVALSMMMGTQAFAAQVPAGVQLADAAKQVLVRNNGSEPQSLDPHKIEGVPESNIARDLFETLVINDPDGKIIPGVAERWEHQPDFKVWTFHLRKDAKWSNGDPVTAEDFAYSFRRLVDPNTASPYASFMQYAHLLNVDDVIRGKQKPETLGVKALDARTLQLTLSEPVPYLVKLFVHTSTSPAHRATVEKYGERWTQPQNFVGNGAYKVKSWVINERMVFERNPYYWDNKNIIINQVTVLPISSEITDVNRYRSGEIDMSYDNLPVELYQKLKKEIPEQLRANPKLCTYYYEINNEKPPFNDPRVRTALKLGMNQDLLANKVKNQGDMPAYGYTPPYIADFKDEKPDWYTKLNQQQRNEEAKKLLAEAGFTKDNPLKMKLLYNTSDLHKKLAIAAASVWKKNIGVDVSLENQEWKTFLDSRHQGNYDVARAGWCADYNEASTFLNPMLSDSSNNTSHYKSKEFDALMKQSLEVKTDEERAEIYAQANAQLDKDSAIVPVFYYMNSRLIKPYVGGYTGKDPLDNYHTKNFYIIKH, translated from the coding sequence ATGCTAAACACAACAAAGAAAAAACTGGCTGCCGGGATTACGGTAGCGCTGAGTATGATGATGGGTACGCAGGCCTTTGCAGCGCAAGTGCCCGCAGGCGTGCAACTCGCAGACGCTGCAAAACAGGTACTGGTCCGCAATAATGGCTCAGAACCCCAATCATTGGACCCGCATAAAATTGAAGGTGTACCGGAATCCAACATCGCCCGTGATTTGTTTGAAACGTTGGTGATTAATGATCCCGACGGCAAAATTATCCCCGGCGTGGCAGAACGTTGGGAACATCAACCCGATTTTAAAGTGTGGACATTCCATTTACGCAAAGATGCGAAATGGTCTAATGGTGACCCTGTCACGGCAGAAGATTTTGCTTACAGCTTCCGTCGATTAGTCGACCCAAATACAGCTTCCCCTTACGCAAGTTTTATGCAGTATGCACATCTTCTCAATGTTGATGATGTCATCAGAGGCAAACAAAAACCCGAAACGCTGGGGGTGAAAGCATTAGATGCTCGTACATTGCAGTTAACATTAAGTGAGCCTGTCCCTTATCTGGTCAAGTTATTTGTCCATACAAGCACATCACCCGCCCATCGTGCAACGGTAGAAAAATATGGCGAGAGGTGGACACAACCCCAGAATTTTGTGGGTAACGGGGCTTATAAAGTAAAAAGTTGGGTGATTAATGAACGTATGGTTTTCGAACGGAACCCGTACTATTGGGATAATAAAAATATAATCATTAATCAGGTCACTGTTTTACCCATTTCTTCTGAAATAACGGATGTTAACCGCTATCGTTCCGGCGAAATCGATATGAGTTATGACAATTTACCCGTTGAATTATACCAAAAGTTGAAAAAAGAGATCCCCGAACAATTGCGCGCAAATCCGAAATTGTGCACTTACTACTATGAAATCAATAACGAAAAGCCACCATTTAACGATCCACGAGTCCGTACAGCACTAAAATTGGGAATGAATCAAGATCTTTTAGCTAATAAAGTCAAAAATCAGGGTGATATGCCTGCTTATGGTTATACACCGCCATATATCGCTGATTTTAAAGATGAGAAACCAGATTGGTATACCAAATTAAATCAGCAACAGCGTAACGAAGAAGCGAAAAAACTGTTGGCAGAAGCCGGATTCACCAAAGATAACCCGCTGAAAATGAAATTGCTGTACAACACGTCTGATCTGCATAAAAAATTAGCCATTGCCGCCGCTTCTGTTTGGAAAAAGAATATCGGTGTTGATGTTTCTCTTGAAAACCAAGAGTGGAAAACCTTTCTCGATTCCCGCCATCAGGGTAATTATGACGTTGCCCGCGCCGGATGGTGTGCTGATTATAACGAAGCCTCTACGTTCTTGAATCCTATGCTATCCGATAGCAGCAACAACACTTCTCACTATAAGAGTAAAGAATTTGACGCATTAATGAAGCAATCTCTCGAAGTTAAAACAGATGAAGAGCGTGCTGAAATTTATGCTCAGGCCAATGCTCAACTGGATAAAGATTCTGCCATTGTCCCCGTCTTTTACTACATGAATTCCCGGTTAATCAAACCTTATGTTGGTGGCTATACCGGTAAAGACCCACTGGATAATTACCATACTAAAAACTTTTACATAATAAAACATTAA
- a CDS encoding thymidine kinase, which produces MAQLYFYYSAMNAGKSTSLLQSSYNYNERGMRTLIFTAEIDTRFGKGKVSSRIGLSADALLFSPETNIAELIRNENAAEKIHCVLIDECQFLTKEHVEQLCEIVDYDDIPVLCYGLRTDFQGELFSGSQYLLAWSDKLVELKTICHCGRKASRVLRFGSDGNVVYDGAQVDIGGNEKYVSVCRKHYTDVIREAKARKV; this is translated from the coding sequence ATGGCTCAGCTTTATTTTTATTATTCTGCTATGAATGCAGGGAAATCAACTTCCTTATTGCAGTCTTCCTATAACTATAACGAAAGAGGAATGAGGACGCTGATTTTTACAGCAGAAATAGATACGCGTTTCGGGAAAGGAAAGGTCAGTTCTCGTATTGGTCTATCCGCTGATGCTTTGTTGTTTTCACCAGAAACAAATATCGCTGAGCTTATCAGAAATGAAAATGCCGCTGAAAAAATCCATTGTGTTTTGATTGATGAATGTCAATTCCTGACAAAAGAGCATGTTGAGCAGCTTTGTGAAATTGTAGATTATGATGATATTCCGGTTCTTTGTTATGGTTTAAGGACGGATTTTCAGGGGGAATTATTTAGTGGAAGCCAATATCTTCTCGCCTGGTCAGATAAATTGGTGGAGTTAAAAACAATCTGTCATTGCGGGAGAAAAGCCAGCCGTGTACTGCGTTTTGGGAGTGACGGGAACGTCGTTTACGATGGTGCTCAGGTTGATATTGGTGGCAATGAAAAATACGTTTCTGTGTGTCGTAAGCACTATACTGACGTTATTCGTGAGGCTAAGGCAAGAAAAGTTTAA